In Candidatus Margulisiibacteriota bacterium, a single genomic region encodes these proteins:
- a CDS encoding 3-isopropylmalate dehydrogenase, translating to MKTYKIAVIPGDGTGPEVIAEGMKVLKAAGKKHNLSFTFDMFDFGGERYLKTGETINENDIENLRKYKAVFLGAIGHPDVKPGILEKGILLRLRFELDQYVNLRPVKLYPGVETPIKNKGPKEIDFVVVRENTEGLYVGAGGILKKGTADEVAIQESINTRKGVERCIRFAFDYAKKNNRKKVTLVGKTNVLTYAFDLWQRAFNDVAKDYPEIETDYAHVDATTMWFVKNPEWFDVIVTDNLFGDIITDLGAMIQGGMGVASGGNINPVGTSMFEPIGGSAPKYTGLGVINPIAAIMAGQMMLDYLGEKEAAAAIEKAVMTAISKMESMSAGKMGYSTSEVGDMIAGLI from the coding sequence ATGAAGACCTATAAAATTGCCGTTATTCCCGGTGACGGGACAGGACCAGAAGTTATTGCCGAAGGTATGAAAGTACTCAAGGCGGCAGGGAAAAAACATAACCTTTCCTTTACTTTTGACATGTTTGATTTCGGTGGTGAACGTTATCTGAAAACCGGTGAAACCATAAACGAAAATGATATTGAAAACCTTCGTAAATATAAGGCTGTTTTTCTGGGAGCGATCGGACATCCTGATGTGAAGCCCGGCATACTGGAAAAAGGAATTCTGCTCCGATTGCGCTTCGAGCTGGACCAGTATGTGAACTTAAGACCTGTAAAACTTTATCCTGGGGTAGAAACTCCTATAAAAAATAAAGGTCCGAAAGAGATTGATTTTGTCGTGGTCAGGGAAAACACAGAAGGTCTCTATGTCGGCGCTGGCGGCATTTTAAAAAAAGGTACTGCCGATGAAGTTGCTATACAGGAATCCATTAATACCAGAAAAGGTGTAGAGCGCTGTATTCGCTTTGCTTTTGATTACGCCAAAAAGAATAACAGAAAAAAAGTAACTCTGGTTGGAAAAACCAATGTGCTAACTTACGCTTTTGACCTTTGGCAAAGAGCTTTTAATGATGTTGCCAAGGATTATCCTGAAATTGAAACCGATTATGCCCATGTAGATGCTACAACTATGTGGTTTGTAAAAAATCCCGAATGGTTTGACGTAATTGTAACCGATAATCTTTTCGGCGATATTATTACAGACCTGGGCGCCATGATACAGGGCGGAATGGGTGTAGCTTCCGGTGGCAATATAAATCCGGTTGGTACTTCCATGTTTGAGCCTATTGGCGGTAGCGCCCCCAAATATACCGGACTTGGAGTAATTAATCCTATCGCAGCCATTATGGCCGGGCAAATGATGCTTGATTATCTGGGCGAAAAAGAAGCCGCTGCCGCAATTGAAAAGGCAGTTATGACGGCAATTTCCAAAATGGAAAGTATGTCCGCCGGGAAAATGGGCTATTCAACGTCAGAAGTTGGCGATATGATTGCCGGTCTTATTTAA